A genomic segment from Synechococcales cyanobacterium T60_A2020_003 encodes:
- a CDS encoding response regulator transcription factor, which produces MKKILIVDDDITLRTALTRYLENRGYTVQQASSGQEGLHAYEQDPPDLVVSDVMMPEMDGMEFCRRLRSLSTGQLLPFIFLSSRSETEDRILGHQMGADDYLVKPFEPRELLAKIEAQLERTHRIHAEIVRLLQKNGGITNTSASPSPAPLPLTPAEEKVFWQAIQGLTNKQIGDQLFVSPRTVQTHLSNILSKLQLENRSQLVRYAFEQGYRPPKQETMAEDET; this is translated from the coding sequence ATGAAAAAGATTTTGATTGTAGATGATGACATAACGCTGCGAACAGCACTGACCCGCTATCTCGAAAATCGGGGCTACACCGTGCAGCAAGCGAGTTCTGGTCAAGAGGGATTGCATGCCTATGAACAGGATCCGCCCGACCTGGTTGTGTCGGATGTGATGATGCCGGAAATGGATGGGATGGAGTTTTGCCGACGGTTGCGATCGCTCAGTACAGGGCAACTCCTACCCTTTATCTTTTTGTCGAGCCGCAGCGAAACCGAAGATCGAATTCTGGGGCATCAAATGGGCGCAGATGATTATCTAGTCAAGCCCTTTGAGCCCCGTGAACTGCTGGCGAAAATTGAAGCACAGCTTGAACGGACACATCGCATCCATGCCGAAATTGTGCGATTGCTCCAAAAAAATGGGGGAATCACCAATACCTCGGCATCCCCATCCCCTGCGCCTCTGCCGTTAACACCTGCCGAAGAAAAAGTCTTCTGGCAAGCGATTCAAGGACTCACCAATAAGCAAATTGGGGATCAGCTCTTTGTCAGTCCGCGCACGGTGCAGACCCATCTCAGCAATATTCTGAGTAAATTGCAGTTGGAAAATCGATCCCAACTCGTTCGCTACGCCTTCGAGCAAGGCTACCGTCCGCCAAAACAAGAGACAATGGCAGAGGACGAAACCTGA
- a CDS encoding adenylyltransferase/cytidyltransferase family protein, with product MVAGLYSLADLQDAIAQNPDQWRPLVFTNGCFDLLHAGHVRYLAAARQLGRSLVIGLNSDASVQTIKPQPAGLPPRPIVPELERAEVLAALKSVSAVVLFSDPTANGLIEALQPDIYAKGGDYQIETLPEAPAVHAYGGRIELVTIEVPSSTSKIVQRILSVSAAATPSEHV from the coding sequence ATGGTTGCGGGGCTTTATTCCCTAGCGGATTTACAGGATGCGATCGCCCAGAATCCCGACCAGTGGCGACCCCTGGTATTTACGAATGGCTGTTTTGATCTGCTCCATGCGGGTCATGTGCGCTATCTTGCGGCGGCTCGGCAATTGGGGCGATCGCTCGTGATTGGTCTCAACAGCGATGCCTCGGTACAGACCATCAAGCCCCAACCAGCGGGACTGCCGCCGCGCCCGATTGTGCCAGAGCTAGAGCGGGCAGAGGTGTTGGCTGCCCTTAAATCGGTGAGTGCGGTGGTTCTCTTTTCTGACCCGACGGCAAACGGATTGATTGAAGCGCTCCAACCCGATATTTATGCCAAAGGGGGCGACTACCAAATTGAAACCCTGCCAGAAGCCCCAGCCGTCCACGCCTACGGAGGCCGGATCGAGCTAGTCACCATTGAGGTTCCCAGTTCCACCAGCAAAATCGTCCAGCGCATCCTATCGGTTTCCGCCGCCG